tcccccaTTGGTGCGACCAGCTCTCGTCTTGATAAGGCTCGTTCCGAGCTTGATAAGATTAGTCAACTGAAGGCTGCCCGGATTGCTGAGCTGGAGGCCTCACCTCGGGTCAcagtacccattctggcgtttaacgcccaaaatgcaccttactggcgttttttcgccagtaagctcattttctctgctttttgagctgaatccttctgtaactctatgaattccttcatttttgatatttGCCTCTGTAAGAACTAATCATATAAcctcctaatgactgggttgcctcccagcaagcgcttctttactgtctttNNNNNNNNNNNNNNNNNNNNNNNNNNNNNNNNNNNNNNNNNNNNNNNNNNNNNNNNNNNNNNNNNNNNNNNNNNNNNNNNNNNNNNNNNNNNNNNNNNNNNNNNNNNNNNNNNNNNNNNNNNNNNNNNNNNNNNNNNNNNNNNNNNNNNNNNNNNNNNNNNNNNNNNNNNNNNNNNNNNNNNNNNNNNNNNNNNNNNNNNNNNNNNNNNNNNNNNNNNNNNNNNNNNNNNNNNNNNNNNNNNNNNNNNNNNNNNNNNNNNNNNNNNNNNNNNNNNNNNNNNNNNNNNNNNNNNNNNNNNNNNNNNNNNNNNNNNNNNNNNNNNNNNNNNNNNNNNNNNNNNNNNNNNNNNNNNNNNNNNNNNNNNNNNNNNNNNNNNNNNNNNNNNNNNNNNNNNNNNNNNNNNNNNNNNNNNNNNNNNNNNNNNNNNNNNNNNNNNNNNNNNNNNNNNNNNNNNNNNNNNNNNNNNNNNNNNNNNNNNNNNNNNNNNNNNNNNNNNNNNNNNNNNNNNNNNNNNNNNNNNNNNNNNNNNNNNNNNNNNNNNNNNNNNNNNNNNNNNNNNNNNNNNNNNNNNNNNNNNNNNNNNNNNNNNNNNNNNNNNNNNNNNNNNNNNNNNNNNNNNNNNNNNNNNNNNNNNNNNNNNNNNNNNNNNNNNNNNNNNNNNNNNNNNNNNNNNNNNNNNNNNNNNNNNNNNNNNNNNNNNNNNNNNNNNNNNNNNNNNNNNNNNNNNNNNNNNNNNNNNNNNNNNNNNNNNNNNNNNNNNNNNNNNNNNNNNNNNNNNNNNNNNNNNNNNNNNNNNNNNNNNNNNNNNNNNNNNNNNNNNNNNNNNNNNNNNNNNNNNNNNNNNNNNNNNNNNNNNNNNNNNNNNNNNNNNNNNNNNNNNNNNNNNNNNNNNNNNNNNNNNNNNNNNNNNNNNNNNNNNNNNNNNNNNNNNNNNNNNNNNNNNNNNNNNNNNNNNNNNNNNNNNNNNNNNNNNNNNNNNNNNNNNNNNNNNNNNNNNNNNNNNNNNNNNNNNNNNNNNNNNNNNNNNNNNNNNNNNNNNNNNNNNNNNNNNNNNNNNNNNNNNNNNNNNNNNNNNNNNNNNNNNNNNNNNNNNNNNNNNNNNNNNNNNNNNNNNNNNNNNNNNNNNNNNNNNNNNNNNNNNNNNNNNNNNNNNNNNNNNNNNNNNNNNNNNNNNNNNNNNNNNNNNNNNNNNNNNNNNNNNNNNNNNNNNNNNNNNNNNNNNNNNNNNNNNNNNNNNNNNNNNNNNNNNNNNNNNNNNNNNNNNNNNNNNNNNNNNNNNNNNNNNNNNNNNNNNNNNNNNNNNNNNNNNNNNNNNNNNNNNNNNNNNNNNNNNNNNNNNNNNNNNNNNNNNNNNNNNNNNNNNNNNNNNNNNNNNNNNNNNNNNNNNNNNNNNNNNNNNNNNNNNNNNNNNNNNNNNNNNNNNNNNNNNNNNNNNNNNNNNNNNNNNNNNNNNNNNNNNNNNNNNNNNNNNNNNNNNNNNNNNNNNNNNNNNNNNNNNNNNNNNNNNNNNNNNNNNNNNNNNNNNNNNNNNNNNNNNNNNNNNNNNNNNNNNNNNNNNNNNNNNNNNNNNNNNNNNNNNNNNNNNNNNNNNNNNNNNNNNNNNNNNNNNNNNNNNNNNNNNNNNNNNNNNNNNNNNNNNNNNNNNNNNNNNNNNNNNNNNNNNNNNNNNNNNNNNNNNNNNNNNNNNNNNNNNNNNNNNNNNNNNNNNNNNNNNNNNNNNNNNNNNNNNNNNNNNNNNNNNNNNNNNNNNNNNNNNNNNNNNNNNNNNNNNNNNNNNNNNNNNNNNNNNNNNNNNNNNNNNNNNNNNNNNNNNNNNNNNNNNNNNNNNNNNNNNNNNNNNNNNNNNNNNNNNNNNNNNNNNNNNNNNNNNNNNNNNNNNNNNNNNNNNNNNNNNNNNNNNNNNNNNNNNNNNNNNNNNNNNNNNNNNNNNNNNNNNNNNNNNNNNNNNNNNNNNNNNNNNNNNNNNNNNNNNNNNNNNNNNNNNNNNNNNNNNNNNNNNNNNNNNNNNNNNNNNNNNNNNNNNNNNNNNNNNNNNNNNNNNNNNNNNNNNNNNNNNNNNNNNNNNNNNNNNNNNNNNNNNNNNNNNNNNNNNNNNNNNNNNNNNNNNNNNNNNNNNNNNNNNNNNNNNNNNNNNNNNNNNNNNNNNNNNNNNNNNNNNNNNNNNNNNNNNNNNNNNNNNNNNNNNNNNNNNNNNNNNNNNNNNNNNNNNNNNNNNNNNNNNNNNNNNNNNNNNNNNNNNNNNNNNNNNNNNNNNNNNNNNNNNNNNNNNNNNNNNNNNNNNNNNNNNNNNNNNNNNNNNNNNNNNNNNNNNNNNNNNNNNNNNNNNNNNNNNNNNNNNNNNNNNNNNNNNNNNNNNNNNNNNNNNNNNNNNNNNNNNNNNNNNNNNNNNNNNNNNNNNNNNNNNNNNNNNNNNNNNNNNNNNNNNNNNNNNNNNNNNNNNNNNNNNNNNNNNNNNNNNNNNNNNNNNNNNNNNNNNNNNNNNNNNNNNNNNNNNNNNNNNNNNNNNNNNNNNNNNNNNNNNNNNNNNNNNNNNNNNNNNNNNNNNNNNNNNNNNNNNNNNNNNNNNNNNNNNNNNNNNNNNNNNNNNNNNNNNNNNNNNNNNNNNNNNNNNNNNNNNNNNNNNNNNNNNNNNNNNNNNNNNNNNNNNNNNNNNNNNNNNNNNNNNNNNNNNNNNNNNNNNNNNNNNNNNNNNNNNNNNNNNNNNNNNNNNNNNNNNNNNNNNNNNNNNNNNNNNNNNNNNNNNNNNNNNNNNNNNNNNNNNNNNNNNNNNNNNNNNNNNNNNNNNNNNNNNNNNNNNNNNNNNNNNNNNNNNNNNNNNNNNNNNNNNNNNNNNNNNNNNNNNNNNNNNNNNNNNNNNNNNNNNNNNNNNNNNNNNNNNNNNNNNNNNNNNNNNNNNNNNNNNNNNNNNNNNNNNNNNNNNNNNNNNNNNNNNNNNNNNNNNNNNNNNNNNNNNNNNNNNNNNNNNNNNNNNNNNNNNNNNNNNNNNNNNNNNNNNNNNNNNNNNNNNNNNNNNNNNNNNNNNNNNNNNNNNNNNNNNNNNNNNNNNNNNNNNNNNNNNNNNNNNNNNNNNNNNNNNNNNNNNNNNNNNNNNNNNNNNNNNNNNNNNNNNNNNNNNNNNNNNNNNNNNNNNNNNNNNNNNNNNNNNNNNNNNNNNNNNNNNNNNNNNNNNNNNNNNNNNNNNNNNNNNNNNNNNNNNNNNNNNNNNNNNNNNNNNNNNNNNNNNNNNNNNNNNNNNNNNNNNNNNNNNNNNNNNNNNNNNNNNNNNNNNNNNNNNNNNNNNNNNNNNNNNNNNNNNNNNNNNNNNNNNNNNNNNNNNNNNNNNNNNNNNNNNNNNNNNNNNNNNNNNNNNNNNNNNNNNNNNNNNNNNNNNNNNNNNNNNNNNNNNNNNNNNNNNNNNNNNNNNNNNNNNNNNNNNNNNNNNNNNNNNNNNNNNNNNNNNNNNNNNNNNNNNNNNNNNNNNNNNNNNNNNNNNNNNNNNNNNNNNNNNNNNNNNNNNNNNNNNNNNNNNNNNNNNNNNNNNNNNNNNNNNNNNNNNNNNNNNNNNNNNNNNNNNNNNNNNNNNNNNNNNNNNNNNNNNNNNNNNNNNNNNNNNNNNNNNNNNNNNNNNNNNNNNNNNNNNNNNNNNNNNNNNNNNNNNNNNNNNNNNNNNNNNNNNNNNNNNNNNNNNNNNNNNNNNNNNNNNNNNNNNNNNNNNNNNNNNNNNNNNNNNNNNNNNNNNNNNNNNNNNNNNNNNNNNNNNNNNNNNNNNNNNNNNNNNNNNNNNNNNNNNNNNNNNNNNNNNNNNNNNNNNNNNNNNNNNNNNNNNNNNNNNNNNNNNNNNNNNNNNNNNNNNNNNNNNNNNNNNNNNNNNNNNNNNNNNNNNNNNNNNNNNNNNNNNNNNNNNNNNNNNNNNNNNNNNNNNNNNNNNNNNNNNNNNNNNNNNNNNNNNNNNNNNNNNNNNNNNNNNNNNNNNNNNNNNNNNNNNNNNNNNNNNNNNNNNNNNNNNNNNNNNNNNNNNNNNNNNNNNNNNNNNNNNNNNNNNNNNNNNNNNNNNNNNNNNNNNNNNNNNNNNNNNNNNNNNNNNNNNNNNNNNNNNNNNNNNNNNNNNNNNNNNNNNNNNNNNNNNNNNNNNNNNNNNNNNNNNNNNNNNNNNNNNNNNNNNNNNNNNNNNNNNNNNNNNNNNNNNNNNNNNNNNNNNNNNNNNNNNNNNNNNNNNNNNNNNNNNNNNNNNNNNNNNNNNNNNNNNNNNNNNNNNNNNNNNNNNNNNNNNNNNNNNNNNNNNNNNNNNNNNNNNNNNNNNNNNNNNNNNNNNNNNNNNNNNNNNNNNNNNNNNNNNNNNNNNNNNNNNNNNNNNNNNNNNNNNNNNNNNNNNNNNNNNNNNNNNNNNNNNNNNNNNNNNNNNNNNNNNNNNNNNNNNNNNNNNNNNNNNNNNNNNNNNNNNNNNNNNNNNNNNNNNNNNNNNNNNNNNNNNNNNNNNNNNNNNNNNNNNNNNNNNNNNNNNNNNNNNNNNNNNNNNNNNNNNNNNNNNNNNNNNNNNNNNNNNNNNNNNNNNNNNNNNNNNNNNNNNNNNNNNNNNNNNNNNNNNNNNNNNNNNNNNNNNNNNNNNNNNNNNNNNNNNNNNNNNNNNNNNNNNNNNNNNNNNNNNNNNNNNNNNNNNNNNNNNNNNNNNNNNNNNNNNNNNNNNNNNNNNNNNNNNNNNNNNNNNNNNNNNNNNNNNNNNNNNNNNNNNNNNNNNNNNNNNNNNNNNNNNNNNNNNNNNNNNNNNNNNNNNNNNNNNNNNNNNNNNNNNNNNNNNNNNNNNNNNNNNNNNNNNNNNNNNNNNNNNNNNNNNNNNNNNNNNNNNNNNNNNNNNNNNNNNNNNNNNNNNNNNNNNNNNNNNNNNNNNNNNNNNNNNNNNNNNNNNNNNNNNNNNNNNNNNNNNNNNNNNNNNNNNNNNNNNNNNNNNNNNNNNNNNNNNNNNNNNNNNNNNNNNNNNNNNNNNNNNNNNNNNNNNNNNNNNNNNNNNNNNNNNNNNNNNNNNNNNNNNNNNNNNNNNNNNNNNNNNNNNNNNNNNNNNNNNNNNNNNNNNNNNNNNNNNNNNNNNNNNNNNNNNNNNNNNNNNNNNNNNNNNNNNNNNNNNNNNNNNNNNNNNNNNNNNNNNNNNNNNNNNNNNNNNNNNNNNNNNNNNNNNNNNNNNNNNNNNNNNNNNNNNNNNNNNNNNNNNNNNNNNNNNNNNNNNNNNNNNNNNNNNNNNNNNNNNNNNNNNNNNNNNNNNNNNNNNNNNNNNNNNNNNNNNNNNNNNNNNNNNNNNNNNNNNNNNNNNNNNNNNNNNNNNNNNNNNNNNNNNNNNNNNNNNNNNNNNNNNNNNNNNNNNNNNNNNNNNNNNNNNNNNNNNNNNNNNNNNNNNNNNNNNNNNNNNNNNNNNNNNNNNNNNNNNNNNNNNNNNNNNNNNNNNNNNNNNNNNNNNNNNNNNNNNNNNNNNNNNNNNNNNNNNNNNNNNNNNNNNNNNNNNNNNNNNNNNNNNNNNNNNNNNNNNNNNNNNNNNNNNNNNNNNNNNNNNNNNNNNNNNNNNNNNNNNNNNNNNNNNNNNNNNNNNNNNNNNNNNNNNNNNNNNNNNNNNNNNNNNNNNNNNNNNNNNNNNNNNNNNNNNNNNNNNNNNNNNNNNNNNNNNNNNNNNNNNNNNNNNNNNNNNNNNNNNNNNNNNNNNNNNNNNNNNNNNNNNNNNNNNNNNNNNNNNNNNNNNNNNNNNNNNNNNNNNNNNNNNNNNNNNNNNNNNNNNNNNNNNNNNNNNNNNNNNNNNNNNNNNNNNNNNNNNNNNNNNNNNNNNNNNNNNNNNNNNNNNNNNNNNNNNNNNNNNNNNNNNNNNNNNNNNNNNNNNNNNNNNNNNNNNNNNNNNNNNNNNNNNNNNNNNNNNNNNNNNNNNNNNNNNNNNNNNNNNNNNNNNNNNNNNNNNNNNNNNNNNNNNNNNNNNNNNNNNNNNNNNNNNNNNNNNNNNNNNNNNNNNNNNNNNNNNNNNNNNNNNNNNNNNNNNNNNNNNNNNNNNNNNNNNNNNNNNNNNNNNNNNNNNNNNNNNNNNNNNNNNNNNNNNNNNNNNNNNNNNNNNNNNNNNNNNNNNNNNNNNNNNNNNNNNNNNNNNNNNNNNNNNNNNNNNNNNNNNNNNNNNNNNNNNNNNNNNNNNNNNNNNNNNNNNNNNNNNNNNNNNNNNNNNNNNNNNNNNNNNNNNNNNNNNNNNNNNNNNNNNNNNNNNNNNNNNNNNNNNNNNNNNNNNNNNNNNNNNNNNNNNNNNNNNNNNNNNNNNNNNNNNNNNNNNNNNNNNNNNNNNNNNNNNNNNNNNNNNNNNNNNNNNNNNNNNNNNNNNNNNNNNNNNNNNNNNNNNNNNNNNNNNNNNNNNNNNNNNNNNNNNNNNNNNNNNNNNNNNNNNNNNNNNNNNNNNNNNNNNNNNNNNNNNNNNNNNNNNNNNNNNNNNNNNNNNNNNNNNNNNNNNNNNNNNNNNNNNNNNNNNNNNNNNNNNNNNNNNNNNNNNNNNNNNNNNNNNNNNNNNNNNNNNNNNNNNNNNNNNNNNNNNNNNNNNNNNNNNNNNNNNNNNNNNNNNNNNNNNNNNNNNNNNNNNNNNNNNNNNNNNNNNNNNNNNNNNNNNNNNNNNNNNNNNNNNNNNNNNNNNNNNNNNNNNNNNNNNNNNNNNNNNNNNNNNNNNNNNNNNNNNNNNNNNNNNNNNNNNNNNNNNNNNNNNNNNNNNNNNNNNNNNNNNNNNNNNNNNNNNNNNNNNNNNNNNNNNNNNNNNNNNNNNNNNNNNNNNNNNNNNNNNNNNNNNNNNNNNNNNNNNNNNNNNNNNNNNNNNNNNNNNNNNNNNNNNNNNNNNNNNNNNNNNNNNNNNNNNNNNNNNNNNNNNNNNNNNNNNNNNNNNNNNNNNNNNNNNNNNNNNNNNNNNNNNNNNNNNNNNNNNNNNNNNNNNNNNNNNNNNNNNNNNNNNNNNNNNNNNNNNNNNNNNNNNNNNNNNNNNNNNNNNNNNNNNNNNNNNNNNNNNNNNNNNNNNNNNNNNNNNNNNNNNNNNNNNNNNNNNNNNNNNNNNNNNNNNNNNNNNNNNNNNNNNNNNNNNNNNNNNNNNNNNNNNNNNNNNNNNNNNNNNNNNNNNNNNNNNNNNNNNNNNNNNNNNNNNNNNNNNNNNNNNNNNNNNNNNNNNNNNNNNNNNNNNNNNNNNNNNNNNNNNNNNNNNNNNNNNNNNNNNNNNNNNNNNNNNNNNNNNNNNNNNNNNNNNNNNNNNNNNNNNNNNNNNNNNNNNNNNNNNNNNNNNNNNNNNNNNNNNNNNNNNNNNNNNNNNNNNNNNNNNNNNNNNNNNNNNNNNNNNNNNNNNNNNNNNNNNNNNNNNNNNNNNNNNNNNNNNNNtgagcgccggtttgggccatcaaatcttgggcaaagtatgaactattatatattgctggaaagcccaggatgtctactttctaacgccattgagagcgcgccaattgggcttctgtagctccggaaattccacttcgagtgcagggaggtcagaatccaacagcatctgcagtcctttttggtctcggaatcagatttttgctcaggaccctcaatttcagccagaaaatacctgaaatcacagaaaaacacacaaactcatagtaaagtccagaaaagtgaattttagctaaaaactaataaaaatatactaaaaactaactagattatactaaaaacatactaaaaacaatgccaaaaagcatacaaattatccgctcatcactatgACAAATtgtatatcgttgcgaagccccggatgttagctttccaacgcaactaaaaccgtctcatttggatctttgtagctcaagttatgattgattgagtgtgaagaggttagggttgacagctttgcaattccttcagcttcttgtattccttccacttttgcatgcttcctttccatcctctaagccattcttgccctgtaatctctgaaaacacttaacacacatatcacggcatcgaatggtaataagagaggattaaaaatagttaattaaaggccaaagaagcatattttcaatcataacacaaaattaggaagggaAATGTAAAATAtgcgatttctatgaataagtgtgagaatagtggataaaacccactcaattaagcacaagatgtaccacgaaatagtggtgcatcagaTAACTAGCCTAAAGATAGTTTAAAAACTTGGAAACAGGTAGTGGACAAGTTTTTAAATCATTACTTTCCCCCTAGAAAGATGACCCAATTGAGAGTGGACATCCAAAgattcaaacaaggagatagtgaatctctttatgatgcctggggaAGGTATAAGAGGATGCTAAAGAAATGTCccactgaaatattttcagaatgggtacagttagacatcttctactatgggcttttAGACATGGACAGaatgtctttggaccactctGCTGGTGGTTCCATACACATAAGAAAGACCATAGGAGAGGCTCAAGAGATTATTGAGACAGTTGCCActaatcagcatctgtactcatCTCTTGAGACATCTATAAAAGGAAAAGTTAAGGCAGTATTTGCTGAACCTAACCCTCTAGAGTAGGATGGCCCATTGACTCAGCAACTGCACGCCCTTGCCCAAAAAATGCTGGAACTGCAAAAGGCTCTGAGAGAAACTCAGGCttctaatagaaatatagaagCCCAGTTGAGTCAAACCAGGCATCAGTTATCTAAGCAGATAACAGATGAATGTCAGGCTATCCAACTGAGGAGTGGAAAAACTTTAAAAACCTAACATCagtataataaaaatgaaaagccCATAGAGGAGAACTAGGTATTTgcacaagacaactcttggcATTTCAACACCCAGAGAGGTATCCCTTCTgacattgaacgccagaaaagggcagagaaTGGGCGTTCAAACACCCAGGAAGGTGATCTTGTTGTCATTGAATGCCAAGAAAAGGGAGAGATTGGGCGTCCTAACGCCCAAGTGGACAGCagaatgggcgttgaacgccaatgcAAGGGAGGTCAGTCGTTCATTGATAACAACCCTCCCAACAAGCTAGTAACTCCCCTTCCAAATCAAATGGTAAACGGCCTCCTTCAACCATGGTTGATGAGTACAGGGCTAAGATGCCATTTCCTCAGAAAATCTGTCAAGAGGAAAGGGATAAACTGTTTGTTCGCTTTGCGGAGTATCTGAGAGTACTAGAGATAAAGATCCCTTTCGTAGAAGCTCTTGAACAGATACCTTCTTATACGAAGTTCATGAAGGACAttctaagtcataagaaggattggagagagacACAAACAGTCCTCCTtactaaggaatgtagtgcaaCCATTCAGAACAGCTtgccagagaagcttaaagatcttggaagctttatgataccatgcactcTAGGTGTTTCTTGTACAAGGACAactctatgtgaccttggagaaAGCATCAACCTAACACCTGCTTCTTTAATAAAGAATCTCTGTTTGATTgaggaagtcaaaccaacccgcaTGTGctttcaacttgctgatgggtCTACTAAGATACTATCAGGAATAATaaaggacatgattgtcaaggtttgACCTTTTGccttcccactgactttgtagtatTGGACATGGAAGGGCACAAGAGTGTATCTCTCATCCttagaagacccttcctagttATAGGACAAACCCTTATTAATGTTGAAAAAGGAGAAGTAACAGTAAGAGTCAATAAGGAGAAGTTCGTATTGAATGCTGtgaaagctatgcagcatccaaacATTCCTGAGGAATGCATGAGTATTGACTTCATTGATTCTCTGGTGGAAGAAGTAAACATGGCAGAAAGCTTCAAGGATAGGCTTGATGATATCCTTGATGATACTCAGCCTGACTCAGAGGAACTTCTGGAAACCTCTGAGGAAAAGGAGaagtggtgcgcgaaattgtgaacaatactttttcacaactctcataatccccggtcatgaaccccaaaaacttggtagttcaataccatggcattacacaacttcgcacaactaaccagcaagtgcactgggtcgtccaagtaataaaccttacgtgagtaagggtcgatcccacggagattgttagtattgaagcaagctatggtcatcttgtaaatcttagtcaggcaaactcaaatgtatatggtgatgaacgaaaataacacaaaggtaaagatagagatacttatgtaattcattggtaggaacttcagataagcgcatgaagatgccttcccttccgtctctctgctttcctactgtcttcatccaatccttcttacccctttccatggcaagcttaagcaagggtttcaccgttggtgtgtgcttgggctgagcaatgaagcaaatttcgtgcagagactcttcttggagttaaacgccagctttagtgccagtttgggcgtttaactcccatttgggtgccagttccagcgtttaacgctgggatttcttgaggtgactttgaacgccggtttgggccatcaaatcttgggcaaagtatagactatcatatattgctggaaagcccaggatgtatactttccaacaccgttgagagcgcgccaatgggatttctgtagctccagaaaatccgcttcgagtgcagggaggtcagaatccaacagcatctgcagtcctttttggtctctgaatcagatttttgctcNNNNNNNNNNNNNNNNNNNNNNNNNNNNNNNNNNNNNNNNNNNNNNNNNNNNNNNNNNNNNNNNNNNNNNNNNNNNNNNNNNNNNNNNNNNNNNNNNNNNNNNNNNNNNNNNNNNNNNNNNNNNNNNNNNNNNNNNNNNNNNNNNNNNNNNNNNNNNNNNNNNNNNNNNNNNNNNNNNNNNNNNNNNNNNNNNNNNNNNNNNNNNNNNNNNNNNNNNNNNNNNNNNNNNNNNNNNNNNNNNNNNNNNNNNNNNNNNNNNNNNNNNNNNNNNNNNNNNNNNNNNNNNNNNNNNNNNNNNNNNNNNNNNNNNNNNNNNNNNNNNNNNNNNNNNNNNNNNNNNNNNNNNNNNNNNNNNNNNNNNNNNNNNNNNNNNNNNNNNNNNNNNNNNNNNNNNNNNNNNNNNNNNNNNNNNNNNNNNNNNNNNNNNNNNNNNNNNNNNNNNNNNNNNNNNNNNNNNNNNNNNNNNNNNNNNNNNNNNNNNNNNNNNNNNNNNNNNNNNNNNNNNNNNNNNNNNNNNNNNNNNNNNNNNNNNNNNNNNNNNNNNNNNNNNNNNNNNNNNNNNNNNNNNNNNNNNNNNNNNNNNNNNNNNNNNNNNNNNNNNNNNNNNNNNNNNNNNNNNNNNNNNNNNNNNNNNNNNNNNNNNNNNNNNNNNNNNNNNNNNNNNNNNNNNNNNNNNNNNNNNNNNNNNNNNNNNNNNNNNNNNNNNNNNNNNNNNNNNNNNNNNNNNNNNNNNNNNNNNNNNNNNNNNNNNNNNNNNNNNNNNNNNNNNNNNNNNNNNNNNNNNNNNNNNNNNNNNNNNNNNNNNNNNNNNNNNNNNNNNNNNNNNNNNNNNNNNNNNNNNNNNNNNNNNNNNNNNNNNNNNNNNNNNNNNNNNNNNNNNNNNNNNNNNNNNNNNNNNNNNNNNNNNNNNNNNNNNNNNNNNNNNNNNNNNNNNNNNNNNNNNNNNNNNNNNNNNNNNNNNNNNNNNNNNNNNNNNNNNNNNNNNNNNNNNNNNNNNNNNNNNNNNNNNNNNNNNNNNNNNNNNNNNNNNNNNNNNNNNNNNNNNNNNNNNNNNNNNNNNNNNNNNNNNNNNNNNNNNNNNNNNNNNNNNNNNNNNNNNNNNNNNNNNNNNNNNNNNNNNNNNNNNNNNNNNNNNNNNNNNNNNNNNNNNNNNNNNNNNNNNNNNNNNNNNNNNNNNNNNNNNNNNNNNNNNNNNNNNNNNNNNNNNNNNNNNNNNNNNNNNNNNNNNNNNNNNNNNNNNNNNNNNNNNNNNNNNNNNNNNNNNNNNNNNNNNNNNNNNNNNNNNNNNNNNNNNNNNNNNNNNNNNNNNNNNNNNNNNNNNNNNNNNNNNNNNNNNNNNNNNNNNNNNNNNNNNNNNNNNNNNNNNNNNNNNNNNNNNNNNNNNNNNNNNNNNNNNNNNNNNNNNNNNNNNNNNNNNNNNNNNNNNNNNNNNNNNNNNNNNNNNNNNNNNNNNNNNNNNNNNNNNNNNNNNNN
The Arachis duranensis cultivar V14167 chromosome 5, aradu.V14167.gnm2.J7QH, whole genome shotgun sequence genome window above contains:
- the LOC107489011 gene encoding uncharacterized protein LOC107489011: MVDEYRAKMPFPQKICQEERDKLFVRFAEYLRVLEIKIPFVEALEQIPSYTKFMKDILSHKKDWRETQTVLLTKECSATIQNSLPEKLKDLGSFMIPCTLGVSCTRTTLCDLGESINLTPASLIKNLCLIEEVKPTRMCFQLADGSTKILSGIIKDMIVKV